In the genome of Bacillus sp. Marseille-P3661, one region contains:
- a CDS encoding LLM class flavin-dependent oxidoreductase translates to MKVFMFHLMPWQYLPDDFKENNKSSWVTYSNENYDPKKGAELYENYLTELSYAEDLGFDGICVNEHHQTAYGLMPSPNVVASALVQRTSKVKIALLGNALPLRQHPLRIAEEVAMLDNMSKGRIICGFVRGIGSEYHVFPIDPTTSRDRFHEAHDLILAAWTKPGPFEWYGEHYSARYVNPWPRPYQDPHPPIWIPTQGSGETIDWVAENHYTLLQTFSPIKNIEKVLGSFHHACQEDFGYTPTEDQVGWAMPVYISDTDEKAYNEAKPHLEYLVQKLQHRPPQSLFPPGYLSERSMEAVLKMKGGATRGKPYEELIETKYAIVGSADTVAETIMEIADKVGAGMVVPMLQFGTMPHNQVIENMNRFAEGVMPKLKQFTPSVFKSVKTL, encoded by the coding sequence TTGAAAGTATTTATGTTTCATTTAATGCCTTGGCAGTACTTGCCAGATGATTTTAAAGAAAATAACAAATCTTCATGGGTAACATATTCCAATGAAAATTATGATCCTAAAAAGGGTGCTGAATTATACGAAAATTACTTAACAGAATTAAGCTATGCAGAAGATTTAGGATTTGATGGCATTTGTGTAAATGAACATCATCAAACAGCTTATGGATTAATGCCTAGCCCTAATGTAGTGGCATCGGCATTAGTACAACGAACCTCTAAGGTGAAAATTGCATTATTAGGTAATGCACTCCCTTTACGACAGCATCCATTAAGGATTGCCGAGGAAGTAGCAATGTTAGATAACATGAGCAAGGGGCGAATTATTTGTGGATTTGTGAGAGGTATAGGAAGTGAATACCATGTATTTCCGATTGATCCTACTACCTCTAGAGATCGATTCCATGAAGCACATGATTTAATACTCGCAGCCTGGACAAAACCAGGTCCGTTCGAATGGTACGGGGAGCATTATAGTGCAAGGTACGTAAATCCGTGGCCACGGCCTTATCAGGATCCACATCCTCCAATATGGATTCCTACTCAGGGGAGCGGAGAAACTATTGATTGGGTAGCTGAAAACCACTATACATTGCTGCAAACATTCAGCCCAATCAAGAACATCGAAAAAGTGTTGGGGAGTTTCCATCATGCCTGTCAGGAGGATTTTGGCTATACTCCTACGGAGGACCAAGTAGGTTGGGCGATGCCGGTATATATAAGTGACACAGATGAAAAAGCCTATAACGAAGCGAAGCCGCATTTAGAATATTTAGTGCAAAAACTACAACATCGCCCACCGCAATCGTTATTTCCACCAGGCTACTTATCTGAACGCTCAATGGAAGCAGTATTAAAAATGAAGGGTGGTGCGACAAGAGGAAAGCCATATGAGGAATTAATCGAAACGAAATATGCGATTGTTGGAAGTGCAGATACTGTTGCTGAAACGATTATGGAAATCGCTGATAAGGTAGGAGCTGGTATGGTTGTTCCGATGCTGCAGTTTGGAACGATGCCGCATAACCAGGTAATTGAGAATATGAATCGTTTTGCAGAAGGTGTGATGCCAAAGTTGAAACAATTTACTCCTAGTGTTTTTAAATCGGTAAAAACACTTTAA
- a CDS encoding alpha/beta fold hydrolase: protein MSPTQLTFEELDINGKKIRYQEKGTGEPLLFLHDYNGVTQWHSFQEQLSANYRVIALELPGFGESQRPDWLTKMDDLSFYLLDILDNLKVERVNIVGHSLGGWLSADFASRYSARVKNLILVDSMGLYRPDLRIPDLYMISSEEHNKLRYFNSENKVERELEFLELARAQAMTSRLAWTPRFHDPKLKFRLHRIKAPTLIVWGKEDKILSARYAEEFKKYIAHAQIQYVEESSHVPQLEQADYFVKMVTAFLERH from the coding sequence ATGTCGCCAACACAATTGACATTTGAAGAACTTGATATAAATGGAAAAAAAATTCGTTATCAAGAGAAAGGGACGGGAGAACCTTTACTTTTTTTACACGATTATAATGGAGTGACACAATGGCATTCATTTCAGGAACAATTGTCAGCCAATTATCGCGTAATTGCGCTTGAATTACCTGGTTTTGGCGAATCGCAAAGACCAGATTGGTTAACTAAGATGGATGATTTGTCTTTTTATTTGCTTGATATTTTAGATAATCTGAAGGTAGAAAGAGTCAATATTGTTGGACATTCATTAGGCGGATGGCTTTCTGCTGATTTTGCAAGTCGATATTCAGCACGCGTAAAAAATTTAATATTAGTAGATTCTATGGGGCTTTATCGACCAGATTTAAGAATACCAGATTTATATATGATCTCAAGTGAAGAACATAATAAACTTAGATATTTTAATTCGGAAAATAAAGTAGAAAGAGAGCTAGAATTTTTAGAATTGGCCAGAGCTCAAGCAATGACGTCAAGATTAGCTTGGACGCCGCGTTTTCATGATCCTAAACTAAAATTCCGATTACATCGGATTAAGGCGCCAACACTTATTGTTTGGGGAAAAGAAGATAAGATTTTATCAGCACGCTATGCAGAGGAATTTAAAAAGTATATCGCACATGCACAAATCCAATATGTAGAGGAAAGCTCACATGTTCCACAATTGGAACAAGCAGATTATTTTGTCAAGATGGTAACTGCTTTCCTAGAGAGACATTAA